A part of Fibrobacter sp. UWB15 genomic DNA contains:
- a CDS encoding carboxylesterase family protein, giving the protein MKKIALFLACAVACSSAAERYKDRMFDVSVKKDVIYASNVKHLKTLNSISTAIITYAVLNDGMPVYLFDNETDLKEVSLKMDIYQPKNDTEKKRPAVLVMHGGAFAAGSKNDYDQHTVTYCDSLAARGFVTAAVEYRLGITAVIKDKALTIDSLDFSRTVYRGIQDIRAAVRYVRSNADELGVDPNRIYLIGNSAGAILSLENIYMDKESEIPPAAKNAPDLGGLDAYGVQGYGSQANAVAALWGAVHDPKIIEDVKKPVLLVHGKADSTVVFKTGRPLSNIAGVLENLMPAAAASVGALAFHVATPTLYGSYVIDSVLTANNVEHDTYFVDGQPHEFYDYEDYDVKVQKKVFDFLYDLTQKPASADRIVLALVKPSALRMGENNMSFTVSKGSDLAYAVTDLRGRMVKNGVVSAGETVDLADLERGVYVLRVKGERAIRFGISR; this is encoded by the coding sequence ATGAAGAAAATTGCCCTTTTCCTAGCCTGCGCGGTAGCCTGCTCTAGCGCTGCAGAACGTTACAAAGACCGCATGTTTGATGTCTCTGTCAAGAAAGATGTCATTTATGCCTCTAACGTTAAACACCTCAAGACACTCAATTCCATCTCGACTGCGATTATTACGTATGCCGTTTTGAACGATGGCATGCCTGTCTATCTGTTTGATAACGAGACTGACCTTAAGGAAGTCAGTTTGAAGATGGATATTTATCAGCCGAAAAACGATACTGAAAAGAAACGCCCGGCTGTTTTGGTGATGCATGGCGGTGCCTTTGCGGCAGGCTCCAAGAACGATTATGACCAGCACACGGTGACTTATTGCGACTCTCTGGCAGCCCGTGGTTTTGTGACTGCGGCGGTGGAGTATCGCCTGGGGATTACGGCTGTCATCAAGGACAAGGCGCTCACTATCGATAGCCTCGATTTCTCGAGAACGGTGTATCGTGGAATCCAGGATATCCGTGCCGCAGTCCGTTACGTTAGGTCGAACGCCGACGAATTGGGCGTTGACCCGAATCGCATTTATCTGATTGGCAATAGCGCAGGCGCAATCCTTTCGCTCGAAAACATTTACATGGACAAGGAATCCGAAATTCCGCCGGCAGCAAAGAATGCTCCGGATTTGGGCGGACTCGATGCTTATGGTGTGCAGGGCTATGGTTCTCAGGCGAATGCCGTGGCGGCCTTGTGGGGCGCTGTGCATGATCCGAAAATTATCGAAGACGTGAAAAAGCCGGTTCTCTTGGTTCATGGTAAAGCCGACAGTACGGTGGTCTTTAAGACAGGGCGTCCGCTGAGCAATATTGCGGGTGTTCTTGAAAACTTGATGCCTGCGGCTGCGGCATCGGTTGGCGCGCTTGCATTCCATGTGGCGACTCCGACTCTTTACGGTAGCTATGTGATTGACTCGGTGCTTACGGCAAACAACGTGGAACATGACACCTACTTTGTCGATGGCCAACCCCATGAATTTTATGACTACGAAGATTATGATGTGAAGGTACAAAAGAAAGTCTTTGATTTCCTTTATGACTTGACCCAGAAACCTGCAAGCGCCGACCGTATTGTGTTGGCTTTGGTTAAGCCGTCTGCACTCCGTATGGGCGAAAACAACATGAGCTTTACGGTGTCGAAGGGTAGCGACCTCGCTTACGCCGTGACAGATTTGCGTGGCCGTATGGTGAAAAACGGCGTGGTTTCTGCAGGAGAAACGGTGGATCTTGCCGACCTTGAACGCGGTGTGTATGTGCTCCGCGTAAAGGGTGAACGTGCCATCCGATTCGGTATTTCTCGCTAA
- a CDS encoding TIGR02147 family protein, whose amino-acid sequence MVNLFEYLNYREFLRDAYEERHKGDWRFSHRYIADRAGFDASMFNKILQGKRNLTSRLVSVFADIFCNDDREKAYFADMVAFNQAKNHSESRQYLEKLVATKECKVENVAKDQFEYFDHWYHAVIRELVTFYPYVGDDAALGLMVRPPITASQVKSSIALLERLSMIKKNEATGFYEQTQGLISSGSESFSTAVNSYIQQNLNVAQDAMDRFDRNERNLSTLAFACDEDTYKELVEMVRRFRREILAKVGQCAKPNRVFQLGMQLFPLSDPYPPPQRRGRKRRIRGMEMTNGDELEVAGDDIAGENAEGGADNA is encoded by the coding sequence ATGGTGAATCTTTTTGAATACTTGAACTACCGCGAATTTTTGCGTGACGCCTATGAAGAGCGCCATAAGGGCGATTGGCGTTTTAGCCACCGCTATATTGCCGACCGTGCCGGGTTCGATGCGTCGATGTTCAACAAGATTCTGCAGGGCAAGCGCAACTTGACCAGTCGCCTGGTTTCGGTGTTTGCTGATATCTTTTGTAATGATGACCGCGAAAAGGCCTACTTTGCCGACATGGTGGCGTTCAACCAGGCGAAGAACCATTCCGAAAGCCGTCAGTATCTGGAAAAGCTGGTCGCGACCAAGGAATGCAAGGTCGAAAATGTGGCCAAGGACCAATTCGAATACTTTGACCACTGGTACCATGCGGTGATTCGCGAACTGGTAACTTTTTACCCGTATGTGGGCGATGACGCGGCGCTTGGCCTGATGGTGCGCCCGCCGATTACGGCCTCGCAGGTTAAGTCTTCAATTGCGCTCTTGGAACGCCTCTCGATGATCAAGAAGAACGAGGCAACAGGATTTTACGAACAGACACAGGGACTGATTTCGAGCGGTTCGGAGTCGTTCAGTACGGCGGTTAACTCTTACATCCAGCAGAACTTGAATGTGGCGCAAGACGCCATGGACCGCTTCGACAGAAATGAACGAAACCTGTCGACGCTTGCTTTTGCCTGTGACGAGGACACTTATAAGGAATTGGTAGAAATGGTGCGCCGTTTTCGCCGTGAAATTCTCGCAAAGGTGGGGCAGTGCGCAAAGCCTAATCGAGTGTTCCAACTCGGTATGCAGCTGTTTCCGCTTTCGGACCCGTATCCGCCTCCGCAGCGCCGCGGGCGCAAGCGCCGTATTCGCGGTATGGAAATGACGAACGGCGACGAATTAGAAGTTGCCGGTGATGATATCGCCGGTGAAAATGCCGAAGGGGGTGCGGACAATGCTTAA
- a CDS encoding right-handed parallel beta-helix repeat-containing protein, with product MLKRKSLYAVLAPMVAGMLCSSFVGCSERRDIAGGTEAESTIALQIQLASGKPAAYSRVRALPEGFLPKGNRVVPWLETNDSGFVKIPMEPGSYTVEARHVDGTVATGAIRSVDLEKKSAARIDTVKLGELSSIEGYVMLGDSMPVVRIAGLDRYVIPDSTGHFVIDSLPVGDFDVQIGDPQEVYSAKVQSTTGDTLYVDCSDSTSSINVVKPKETAASEYPDADWNEHDALIKLADGYAVGVLGAAGVTDSAGNISKQKGEVCIVTTTEDYIIVEDTTSTDSASTTAVIAPGSLRECAYKEGPVWVLFEKDGTYNLQAPLRLKSDKTFDGRGRDIRISGMGVLTDASSNLIFENLTFTAPSITAQDTTSRRALSIHNRTHHVWVDHCTFEEYPLVEFDVKRCSHNVTISWSRFENAQTGVLFGLAGDIIMDTAQSLTMHHNYFEGLSRDGILAHGGKLHAYNNFFYSLDLSGVVCSDSATCLIEKNIFNNEMPVTLYRWYYEDGAPVDSTVGFADMESNWHTAGGEDFITDARGYKPDYKYTADSADAELALRVKKQSGAQ from the coding sequence ATGCTTAAGAGAAAATCTTTATATGCTGTTCTAGCTCCCATGGTGGCGGGAATGCTTTGCAGTAGCTTTGTGGGCTGCTCTGAACGTCGCGATATCGCGGGCGGTACCGAAGCCGAATCGACGATCGCGTTGCAGATTCAGTTGGCAAGCGGTAAGCCAGCCGCTTATAGCCGTGTGCGTGCGCTCCCGGAAGGTTTTTTACCCAAAGGCAACCGCGTGGTGCCTTGGCTCGAAACGAATGATTCGGGCTTTGTCAAGATTCCGATGGAACCGGGTTCTTACACGGTGGAGGCTCGCCATGTCGATGGAACAGTGGCAACAGGCGCTATCCGCAGCGTAGACTTGGAGAAAAAGTCGGCCGCTAGAATCGATACGGTCAAGCTCGGCGAACTTTCTTCGATCGAAGGCTACGTGATGCTCGGTGATTCGATGCCGGTGGTCCGTATTGCGGGCCTTGACCGCTACGTGATTCCGGACAGCACGGGTCACTTTGTGATTGATTCGCTCCCGGTGGGCGATTTTGACGTGCAAATCGGCGACCCGCAAGAGGTTTATTCGGCCAAGGTGCAGTCGACGACGGGCGATACCTTGTATGTAGACTGCTCTGATTCCACTTCAAGCATTAATGTGGTCAAGCCTAAGGAAACGGCAGCAAGTGAATATCCCGATGCCGACTGGAACGAACACGATGCCTTGATTAAGTTGGCCGACGGCTATGCTGTAGGTGTACTCGGTGCTGCGGGCGTTACCGATTCTGCGGGTAATATCAGCAAGCAGAAGGGCGAAGTCTGTATTGTGACCACAACCGAAGACTACATTATTGTCGAAGACACGACCAGTACGGATTCGGCGTCAACGACGGCGGTGATTGCACCGGGGTCGCTCCGTGAATGTGCCTATAAAGAAGGCCCGGTATGGGTGCTTTTCGAAAAAGATGGCACTTATAACCTGCAGGCTCCGCTCCGTTTGAAGTCCGACAAGACATTCGATGGCCGCGGTCGCGATATCCGCATTTCGGGCATGGGTGTGCTTACCGATGCTTCGAGCAACTTGATCTTTGAAAATCTGACCTTTACGGCGCCGTCTATTACAGCGCAAGATACGACCTCTCGCCGCGCCCTTTCGATCCATAACCGTACGCATCATGTGTGGGTGGACCATTGCACCTTCGAGGAATACCCGCTGGTGGAATTCGATGTGAAGCGCTGCTCGCATAATGTCACGATTTCTTGGTCTCGTTTTGAAAATGCTCAGACGGGAGTGCTGTTCGGACTTGCCGGCGATATCATTATGGATACTGCCCAAAGCCTGACAATGCATCACAATTACTTCGAGGGGCTCTCTCGCGACGGAATTCTTGCTCATGGAGGCAAACTTCATGCCTACAACAACTTCTTCTACTCTTTAGATTTGTCGGGCGTGGTATGTTCAGATTCCGCTACCTGCCTGATAGAAAAGAACATCTTCAATAACGAAATGCCTGTGACGTTATACCGCTGGTATTACGAAGACGGTGCTCCGGTGGATTCTACGGTGGGCTTTGCCGACATGGAATCCAACTGGCATACCGCCGGCGGCGAAGATTTCATTACCGATGCTCGCGGCTACAAGCCCGACTACAAGTATACGGCTGATTCCGCCGATGCAGAGCTTGCTTTAAGAGTCAAGAAGCAAAGTGGAGCCCAGTAA
- a CDS encoding deaminase: MNNSQSRSKLRDEVYTQMMCAQARLSKDQNTQMGAVLVSADGRVISTGYNGAPAGFDDETVPYTREKQLLAYDLLDADSGELLSHHEFEANKYPFMVHAEINALHYARGKVPPGSKLYVIGFPCERCALDVSLSGVAEVFVTKDDYDPKSTLNNSRDTAYYMFAQAGIIVTLCGKRIRPVVSKPNK; the protein is encoded by the coding sequence ATGAACAATTCTCAATCTCGCAGCAAGCTTCGTGACGAAGTCTATACCCAGATGATGTGCGCGCAGGCGCGCCTTTCTAAAGACCAGAATACCCAGATGGGGGCGGTGCTGGTGAGTGCCGATGGTCGCGTAATCAGCACGGGCTACAATGGCGCTCCGGCTGGTTTCGACGACGAAACGGTGCCGTACACGCGCGAAAAGCAACTGCTGGCGTATGATTTGCTGGATGCCGATTCGGGCGAGCTCTTGAGCCACCACGAGTTCGAGGCGAACAAGTACCCGTTCATGGTTCACGCCGAAATCAACGCGTTGCACTATGCCCGCGGCAAAGTTCCTCCCGGCTCCAAGCTCTATGTGATTGGTTTTCCGTGCGAACGCTGCGCCCTGGATGTGAGCCTTTCGGGTGTTGCCGAAGTGTTCGTGACCAAGGACGATTACGACCCGAAGTCCACGCTGAACAACAGCCGCGACACGGCCTACTACATGTTTGCGCAGGCGGGAATTATCGTGACTCTGTGCGGCAAGCGCATTCGCCCGGTGGTTTCGAAACCGAACAAGTAG